From a single Thermothielavioides terrestris NRRL 8126 chromosome 1, complete sequence genomic region:
- a CDS encoding glycoside hydrolase family 3 protein (CAZy_ID 269925), translating to MNVLRSALYGMLPRSRRESRAEPGQAVLSTKTAAALLCAACSLPAGLELSEVPYYGLSPPVYPSPLGNGSTDARWASAYGRARDLVSRMTVEEKANVTRGWPGICVGNTGDVPRLGIPSLCFADGPAGLRGQEFVSAFPAGIHVAATFDRDLMLEYGRAIGREFRGRGVNVALGPVAGPLGRVARGGRNWEGLSNDPYLAGVGMGAITRGIQEAGVIATPKHWLLNEQEFRRRRTPLGEAISANVDDRTLHELYVFPFMDALREGAGAVMCSYQRANHSYACQNSKLLNGILKTELGFEGFVVSDWDAQMSGVASANAGLDLVMPNAGFWGAELVQAVRNGSVSEERLGDMAARILASWYYLHQENDYPPPAIYTNMQKHFPVDVQADHAKLIEEIGAAGTVLVKNINNTLPFKKPRFLCVYGYDATVKAGPWQNRDRYGGGYEDNFGWNTLNGTLITAGGSGGNSPPYVVSPFQALQERLSKDRGILRWDFYSENPTPYVNADACLVFINAYASESFDRTSLTDDFSDRLVLNVASWCANTIVVVHSAGIRTVDAWITHPNVTATLFAGLPGQESGHALAAVLYGDVNPSGRLPYTVARAEADYGALLNSSVSAARFPEANFTERLWIDYRAFDRDALAPRFEFGFGLSYTSFAYAGLAVSLLRRAPAAPAEFPDQSVPVVQGGHPALWEVVAVVRCTVTNTGAVEGAEVAQLYVGVPGAGEDSPVRQLRGFVKVGPLVPGQAREAVFELTRRDLSVWDVVAQQWRLRRGRYAVWVGASSRDLRLAGDFVIE from the exons ATGAACGTACTGAGAAGCGCATTGTACGGCATGCTgccccgcagccgccgcgagTCGCGGGCCGAGCCGGGGCAGGCCGTCTTGAGCACCAAGACAGCCGCCGCGCTTctctgcgccgcctgctcgctGCCAGCAGGCTTGGAACTGTCCGAGGTGCCGTACTATGGGCTGAGCCCCCCGGTCTACCCGTCAC CACTCGGCAATGGCTCCACCGACGCCCGCTGGGCGTCCGCCTACGGCCGCGCTCGGGACCTGGTCTCGCGCATGACCGTCGAGGAGAAAGCCAATGTGACGCGCGGCTGGCCCGGCATCTGCGTGGGCAACACGGGCGACGTGCCCCGGCTTGGCATCCCGAGCCTGTGCTTCGCTGATGGCCCCGCGGGCCTCCGGGGGCAGGAGTTCGTGTCCGCTTTCCCCGCCGGCATCCACGTGGCGGCCACCTTCGACCGTGATCTCATGCTCGAGTACGGCCGCGCCATCGGCCGCGAGTTCCGCGGCAGGGGCGTCAATGTCGCCCTGGGCCCCGTGGCCGGTCCGCTCGGTCGCGTTGCTCGCGGCGGACGGAACTGGGAAGGGCTCAGCAACGACCCGTatctcgccggcgtcggtaTGGGTGCCATCACTCGTGGCATCCAGGAAGCCGGCGTCATCGCAACGCCGAAGCACTGGCTGCTGAACGAGCAAGAGTTCCGTCGCCGGCGGACTCCCCTCGGCGAAGCCATCAGTGCGAACGTCGATGATCGCACCCTGCACGAGCTCTACGTCTTCCCCTTCATGGACGCGCTCCGCGAAGGAGCCGGTGCCGTCATGTGCAGCTATCAGCGCGCCAACCACTCGTACGCCTGCCAGAACTCGAAGCTGCTGAACGGCATCCTCAAGACCGAGCTCGGCTTCGAGGGCTTCGTCGTGAGCGACTGGGACGCACAGATGTCTGGTGTCGCCTCGGCAAACGCCGGCTTGGATCTCGTCATGCCCAACGCCGGCTTCTGGGGGGCCGAGCTCGTCCAGGCGGTGCGCAATGGGTCGGTGAGCGAggagcgcctcggcgacaTGGCCGCCCGTATCCTCGCGTCCTGGTATTACTTGCACCAGGAAAACGACTATCCGCCGCCTGCCATATACACCAATATGCAGAAACACTTCCCCGTCGACGTGCAGGCGGACCACGCCAAGCTGATCGAGGAAATCGGCGCGGCTGGCACAGTCTTGGTGAAGAACATCAACAACACCCTGCCCTTTAAGAAACCGCGGTTTCTCTGCGTCTACGGCTATGACGCGACCGTCAAGGCGGGTCCGTGGCAGAACCGAGATCGATACGGCGGCGGATACGAGGACAACTTCGGGTGGAACACGCTGAACGGCACGCTCATCACCGCCGGAGGATCGGGCGGAAACTCACCGCCTTACGTCGTCTCTCCGTTCCAGGCTCTGCAAGAGCGCCTCAGCAAGGACAGGGGCATCCTGCGCTGGGATTTCTACTCGGAAAACCCAACGCCGTACGTCAACGCTGACGCCTGCTTGGTCTTCATCAACGCCTACGCCTCCGAGAGCTTCGACCGCACGAGCCTGACCGACGACTTCAGCGACCGGTTAGTGCTGAACGTGGCTTCGTGGTGCGCCAACACCATCGTGGTGGTGCACTCTGCTG GCATCCGCACCGTCGACGCATGGATCACGCACCCCAATGTGACCGCGACGCTCTTCGCCGGGCTGCCGGGCCAGGAATCCGGGcacgcgctggcggcggtgctcTACGGGGACGTCAACCCGTCGGGGCGGCTGCCGTACACGGTGGcgcgggccgaggccgactaCGGCGCGCTGCTCAACTCGTCCGTGTCGGCGGCCCGCTTCCCCGAGGCCAACTTCACCGAGCGGCTGTGGATCGACTACCGCGCCTTCGACcgcgacgccctcgccccgCGCTTCGAgttcggcttcggcctgTCCTACACCTCCTTCGCCtacgccggcctcgccgtctcgctgctgcgccgcgcccccgccgcgcccgccgagtTCCCGGACCAGAGCGTGCCCGTGGTGCAGGGCGGGCATCCCGCCCTGTGGGAGGTGGTCGCGGTGGTGCGGTGCACGGTCACGAACACCGGCGCGGTGgagggcgccgaggtcgcgcAGCTGTACGTGGGCGTCCCcggggccggcgaggacTCGCCTGTGCGGCAGCTGCGCGGGTTCGTGAAGGTCGGCCCGCTGGTGCCCGGCcaggcgcgcgaggccgTGTTCGAGCTGACGAGGAGGGACTTGAGCGTCTGGgacgtcgtcgcccagcagTGGCGGCTCAGGAGGGGGAGGTATGCCGTCTGGGTCGGGGCGAGTAGTCGGGACTTGAGGTTGGCGGGCGACTTCGTTATTGAGTGA